One window from the genome of bacterium encodes:
- a CDS encoding DUF3109 family protein, translating to MLIIDEIVVDDAILKTHFSCCLEICHGHCCATGDFGAPISEEDVEIIDKHLKNIEKYLPKKNIKIIKKNGYAEVYRSGTLCVESLYDDGPCVFSYKHEGITKCAIHTYCVNTEIDPVQIKPISCSLFPIRVIRLGKIISLRYCQYSECKSALGGSTPVFQTCKKALIRMSGNQWYKKLEKCYEESSI from the coding sequence ATGCTGATAATAGATGAAATTGTTGTTGACGATGCTATTCTTAAAACCCATTTTTCATGCTGCCTTGAGATCTGTCACGGACACTGCTGCGCAACAGGGGACTTTGGAGCACCAATATCTGAGGAAGATGTAGAAATAATAGATAAACATTTAAAAAACATTGAAAAATATCTTCCAAAGAAAAATATAAAAATCATAAAAAAGAATGGATACGCAGAAGTATATCGAAGTGGAACCCTTTGTGTTGAGTCCCTTTACGATGATGGACCGTGCGTTTTTTCATACAAGCATGAAGGAATAACCAAATGCGCTATTCATACTTATTGTGTGAACACTGAAATAGATCCTGTCCAAATAAAACCCATATCCTGCTCTCTATTTCCAATAAGGGTTATCCGACTGGGGAAAATAATATCATTAAGATACTGCCAGTATTCTGAATGTAAATCAGCTTTAGGAGGCTCAACTCCTGTCTTTCAGACGTGTAAGAAAGCCCTTATTAGAATGTCTGGTAATCAGTGGTATAAAAAATTAGAGAAATGCTATGAAGAAAGTTCTATATAA
- a CDS encoding glutamine amidotransferase, with protein sequence MDLWRLQNIRIEFENPVNLFLLVVILAIAITAVILTYIRLYSVLSRKQAGWIVFLRILLIIIILGAVLRPTISFLKSKLQKSCCLLLFDTSKSMGGHGPFSPKSKLEIIKDTIHRDENNFIRTLSKQFIVRTFEFSKGSAEMSEKDIPAKLSAHGNSTDIAASIENAVKTMGESPISGVVLFTDGNNNAGKNTVKRIKSLAVPIYSVGLGNIKANKSFKDVSITHISSPLTGYLGEKINIDIKIKNRGYEEKLVPVNVELDGEVISSSSVLLKESENVQNLEIGLIPKQVGVCRYVAEVPPLEGELITQNNKRTFTVLITRQKTKALYIEGGLRWEYKFLKRTLESDPHIDLTAFILTSSGQFYQQGISTHRELNDILHHKENLKEYDIIILGNIKNMFDEKSASNIVNFTGNGGGFLILGGKNSFESGGYQRGELSKIFPVALEGSGEWEGKTFVPVLTPEASRHPILKNPKTQLPALSGFNLLSRPKPGAIVLIYASDSKSLKKWPVLIVQNYGEGKVAAIATDSTWKWAFAEDININIYQTFWGQMVRWLCSGDKKPKQDTDHLLIYTNKDYYEPGEIIHIMASAYDKEYRRYDKANINCQITTPSNKKTFLNLTNVEGKTGEYEADYEADDIGYYQLKATAKIEDISKEELIGFAVGNPYMEEEDIGLNDVLLKDISLSTGGAYHTPENIYGIFNEIKARHRQTITSYRIKLHNSPLLLFLFIILLSAEWLIRKKLQLI encoded by the coding sequence TAATTATAATTCTAGGCGCAGTGTTAAGGCCGACAATCAGTTTCTTGAAATCGAAGCTTCAGAAATCCTGCTGTCTGCTTTTGTTTGATACTTCAAAAAGCATGGGTGGGCATGGCCCTTTTTCTCCAAAGAGTAAATTGGAAATAATTAAGGATACAATCCATAGAGATGAAAATAATTTTATCAGAACACTATCTAAACAGTTTATAGTTAGAACATTTGAATTTTCAAAGGGTTCTGCTGAGATGTCTGAAAAAGACATACCTGCAAAGCTCAGCGCGCATGGCAATTCTACAGATATCGCTGCTTCAATAGAAAATGCTGTTAAAACAATGGGAGAAAGCCCTATATCCGGAGTGGTATTGTTTACTGATGGAAATAATAATGCAGGCAAAAATACGGTCAAAAGAATTAAAAGCCTCGCAGTTCCAATATACAGTGTTGGACTGGGCAATATAAAGGCAAATAAATCATTTAAGGATGTATCAATTACCCATATCAGTTCTCCATTAACCGGATATTTGGGAGAAAAGATAAATATAGATATTAAGATTAAAAATCGAGGATATGAGGAAAAACTAGTTCCTGTTAATGTGGAGCTGGATGGAGAGGTGATATCCAGCAGTAGTGTGCTGCTAAAGGAATCTGAGAATGTACAAAATCTGGAGATCGGTCTTATTCCAAAACAAGTGGGTGTATGTAGATATGTCGCAGAGGTTCCTCCTTTGGAAGGAGAGCTTATAACGCAGAACAATAAAAGGACTTTTACTGTACTCATAACCAGGCAGAAAACAAAGGCACTCTATATTGAAGGAGGTCTAAGATGGGAATATAAATTCCTTAAAAGGACCCTTGAGTCAGACCCGCATATAGATCTTACTGCTTTTATATTAACTTCATCAGGACAGTTTTATCAACAAGGGATTTCCACACATCGAGAACTCAATGATATTCTGCATCATAAGGAAAATCTTAAAGAATATGACATTATCATTCTAGGAAATATTAAAAACATGTTTGATGAAAAATCTGCTTCTAATATTGTCAATTTCACCGGAAATGGCGGCGGTTTTCTCATTTTAGGCGGTAAAAATTCCTTTGAAAGCGGAGGATATCAAAGAGGCGAGCTATCAAAGATATTTCCTGTCGCTTTAGAAGGTAGTGGCGAGTGGGAAGGGAAAACTTTTGTACCAGTGCTTACACCTGAAGCATCCAGACATCCGATTCTAAAGAATCCAAAAACACAATTACCTGCTTTATCCGGGTTTAATCTTCTCTCAAGGCCTAAGCCTGGGGCTATAGTACTTATCTACGCTTCAGACTCTAAATCCCTAAAAAAATGGCCAGTATTGATAGTCCAAAATTACGGGGAAGGGAAAGTAGCTGCTATAGCAACTGATTCTACATGGAAATGGGCATTTGCAGAAGACATCAATATCAATATATATCAGACATTCTGGGGGCAGATGGTGAGATGGCTGTGCTCTGGAGATAAAAAGCCAAAGCAAGATACAGATCATCTCCTCATATATACAAACAAGGATTATTACGAGCCCGGTGAGATAATTCATATTATGGCGTCTGCATATGATAAGGAATATCGTAGATATGATAAAGCAAATATAAATTGTCAAATAACTACACCATCAAACAAAAAGACTTTTCTGAACTTGACTAATGTGGAAGGCAAGACAGGAGAATATGAAGCAGATTATGAGGCAGATGATATCGGATATTATCAATTAAAAGCTACTGCTAAAATTGAAGACATTTCAAAAGAGGAACTGATTGGATTTGCTGTCGGCAATCCTTACATGGAAGAGGAAGACATTGGCTTAAATGACGTGCTGCTTAAGGATATATCCTTATCTACAGGAGGGGCATATCATACACCAGAGAATATATATGGTATTTTTAATGAAATAAAAGCCAGGCACAGGCAAACAATCACATCCTACAGAATAAAATTGCATAACTCTCCCCTACTGCTTTTTCTTTTTATCATACTTCTCAGCGCAGAATGGCTTATAAGAAAGAAGCTGCAGCTTATATAG